Genomic segment of Sarcophilus harrisii chromosome 4, mSarHar1.11, whole genome shotgun sequence:
CTACTGGTGATGACTCAAGATGTTGCCATTTTTCTTAGTgattacaataaaaatgaaataaatatatttgtaaaaatttccTTCTGAAACTTAGGTATTTGCTGGATGCCTTTAAAAAAACTGAATACTCTAAATAATACAAGAGTCAGGGGTAGATAGGTCGCTCaagggatagagcaccaaccttgaagtcaggaatacctgagttcaaatctggtctcagacacttaacacttcctagctgtgtgaccctgggcaagtcacttaaccccaactgcctcagcaaaataataataataataatacaagaatATCAGACTGATAAAgacaaaatgactaattctgaAAGTTAGAGACAAAATAGTTTCCcaactttaaaaatatctgatctacaaataaaaaataacttgctTATTAATGACTTGTTAACTccataaaagaaattttcattttatcttaaagGCCCACAAATTCCTTAATAAGGATATGAAATCCACTTGCCATGGATACATGAGACATTTGGTATTATGCACTTGAAGAAAAATGGTCAACAGACATATTCTGTGATGGTAACATGAGCAATAAGCATAAGCCTAAAAATTATGCTTCCTCTACTGGTGAATAAAGAGTACTCTGTATGTACAACACATACATAAATTAGTAAAGTATATATAAAGCAAAGCAAATCTTACTATCATTCCCACCTTATTTAATGTGAAACAGAAATGTTCCAGTTTCTTGGTAAGTGgttgaaaaaagaatttttagcaATGTAACTgacattatattaaaaaactttttatgttggcacaaagtaagcatttaatgttttttttttgttataaacatgaaaaaaaacatttatcattgttatttttagtggttagaacaaattgttataaaattaaaacatttgtatatgaactaaaaagaaatatttttttaaaagtatgtaaaCAAGAAATCATTTGGAAACCACTAGCTTAATGACTAACCTAAACCCCATATTTATATCCATTTATTCTAGtgttgtttttaatgtttaatgttttaatgtttaatgtttaaaGTTACTATTCACTGTCCTaactcttcacacacacacacacacacacacatttttttgtCTGGAcatgtaattttatttgtatgggGAACACCCTGTGTGGAAAACTCCCTCCAGAGATGCACATGAATAAttcatctgtaatttataatcttaagagTTGCCTGGCTCACAGAGAAGTTAATAATCAATTACTAGGTTTAAAAACCTAATTTAATAGGGATAATAGTGGTGCTaactgcatctattgaaatgctTGAAACAGTTTGGTGAATCAAACTGAACTGCCTATGTGTTCAAAACCCTTTTTAATCTAAActaatatattccattttttataTTACGAGTGAAACAACCAGTGCAGTTAAATATTTCATTCgatgatatgtgtatatgttgttACTTTGTAAAAACTTGGTGACAATGTCatcaagattaaaaataaattttcaattgatggatttttaaaaattaaaatcctaaTTTTAGGACTGGGGACATTATCCCAGTCACCCAGCTAGtttgtcagagacaggacttagGTTTACACTCTTTAAagatttcaaatattatttacatatttgtctGACCTATGAAATAGGACAGGGACTTTCTCTTCTGGTTCTCTGGCATTCCTTTGGAGAGAGCAAAGAGGATGTATGAGAAATGAAGGTGTAATTGGGGTATCTGTGTAAGAAAAGCCATAGGATCAAGTAAGATCAAAGTTGGAAGGTACCTTGGAGACCATTTTCTACTTCCAAATCCATACAACCGACATACAGACACATGATCCTCTAATCTCTACCTGAAGACCCAAATTGATGTCCTAATAATGTCCATTACATGTTCTACTTTTTGGCAAATTTTCTCTGCAACATGCCAAAATCCACTCTCCTATAACCTAATGtattggtttttttaaatgtactttttttttttaatcatggaaCCGTATGCTTTCAAACCCTTTCactcacaaatagaacaaataaaaagaaaactaaggctctttttaaaaaagttctgtATTTTGTCAAGTACAATTAATGTCTTCATAtatgtgaataaatgaataagcattctctttcttttcctgatcATCACAGACAAGGACTTACTGTTGATTTAACCAGTTGTTTCGTGTTGAGACACGCCCCCTTCCCATTTCCAAAAAGCAAACCCTACCAGATGTAGCAACTTAATGGTCTGGCCTGGTTGTTCTGACTTTCAACTTTTAAAAGCAATAGGCTAAAAGGCCTGAGAGGTCAAGATAAAGAAAGGATTAGTTAACCTGGATAATTCTTGAATTGTAAATTTAAACActtgaaaataatcttttggaAGAGAGATGGGACTGTGCCTTATTTGGCTTTGTAGCCCtcacagcacctggcacagtgccttgcccagagtaggagtttaataaacatttgctgactgaccacagaaattaaaaaaaaaaaaaaacaaaaaaacaacccagtgataatcttaaaaacaaaagccagctatttacttttcccatttcttgGCACAGAATTCCCCTTTGTCTTACAGCTCTTTGGAGGATATTGAAGGGGATGATGGAACAACATTTTTGGCTATGGTAATTAGTAGTTTTGGGGATGACATAAATAACTTCAAAATCAATGTAATGTCTCATGTCTCTAATCTCTTAAGACATTTAAAATAAGGTGAAATGCTGCTCTATTGTACTGTTTTATTTATCCTTAGACCCCAAAGTCATAAAGGACTCTGAAACTCAATTAATTCTGGGTCATACTTTCTTGCTTGTCTTGAATACTGCAGCACATGGTTTATCCAGAAGCAATATCcaaataaaacacaaacttttCTTCAAATCCATAAGGGGAAACAAACTGACTCTGTCCTCTCCTGTATTTGTACTGTAAGGAAGGGTGAAACCAAggattttaattctatttaacaAAGTGCTTATATGAATACAAAGTCATCTTCTCAAAGGTCAAAGCAAAGAAAAGTGGATACAatgtcaaaactttttttctggcAAGTATGAATTACTTTGAGCATTTTTGCATCCCATCTCTATACATTCCAAGCTCTTGTCAAAAGGATACTGACAACACAGAGAACTCAACATCACTGATGGCATTTCAGCATGGGCAAGcatttcatttgtaaattcaAGGATAAAcaaggaatttaattttttaaatgcttctttcccttccccccccccccccccatgacaACTTGGTAAAATCTAAATGTTATAGTCATTGATTTTAAAGCACCAAGCCTAGTGGTTCTGGATATCCAGAAGGCACACATAACTTCACCTGATCTAAACAGTGTGCAGAAGAGcataaaatattgttttcctagATCTTGCTCCTCCCTGAGGCAGTGTTACTGTATTTTTAGAGAGCAGTggggggattttttaaaaaggggaggcAGGAGCTAGCAGCAAGGCAAATCAATGGACTGGTCTATgtgcctctggaaaaaaaaatctttttaaaaattattttaaccaaGATGATGGCAAGTTGTTTGAGGATTTATATAATGAAGGGATCAGCAATCCTCTGACGGTTCCTATAGTACTAACCTCAGTGAAACTAAGGAAATGCAAAGCTGTGCAAACCAAGCAAATTAGAGGCCTAGGAGGAGGCCCCGCTGGGTCTGATTTGTGCTCCCTATCCTGGGAACTAGGCCTGCTGTGGGGCTCTCACGGCCACTCACAGCTCCCAGCCCAGACAGGGCCTGCTCCTAATGGCCTCACCAGCCCCACTCTCAGCTCCTCAACCACCTGATGACCTTTAGCACTCACTTGAACAGGTTCCTGGTTGGGCCAGCTTTCTGCTCTGCCTTTAGAAAGCAAAGAGTGAACAAGAAAGACAAAAGTCCCTCCTTTGGGGCAACCCCAGGAACTGAAAGTTGAAAGACAATACAGATTGCAGGGCAGAAGAACGACTCTGGGAACTTGGGCAGCTCCCGCAAGGACCTGCACCCCACCCTGGGTGTAACTGAACATATTTACACCAGCACCTGAGTTCAGATTACTTATGGGTTAAACTCAAAAGGggcaatttaaaacaaaaatggaggCACTGTCCCACTGGGCTCCTAAACCTGAAAACTAGGAGACATTACTCTAAATACCCCCTCACTGGGAAACCCCAGTAGGGACGGCCCTTCATCTCTGCCTTATTTCAAAAACAATGGTCCAAACAGGAGGAGGAGCAAGTTCCGTGGGTCACTGGACTGCTCTGGCTGTGTGCTGCAGCTCCCAGGTACAAACGTTCTAACTTGCCCCTTCAAGTCACCGAATCTTTTTTCTTTCGAAAAGGTGACTTGAGTCTTTTCCACACGCTGCTTTTGGGTTTCGACTTCTTTTCCATGGCCAGCACggcctccttctccttcctgcGGATCTCCCTCACGAGGGCATGGAACACGTCATCGATGTAGTAGCGGTAGGCGGCTGAAGTTTCAAAAAAGGGGCAACCGAATTCCCGGGCCAAAGCCATGCCTTCTTCCTTGGTGACCTTGGCGAAAGAACACAAGAAGGCATGACTTGTGGAAAGAGCAATGTCTCCCTGTCAGGGAGATCTTTAAAGGTATCCAGGCAGAGGGGGGCAGGCCTGGCCCAGAGCCAACAAAGACCCCTGCACGGCCAGAGAGGACTCAGGACCTTCTGAGTTTTCTTACACATTGACTCGTGCTAAAACCAACCGATCTGAATCTCGAATCTAACTTTTTGAAAAACACTTGTATGTATCAAATTCTATAATCTTGGTGACATACTTTTGATAGATAAAGTGATTAAACCCAGAGATCCATCTTATGCTACAATCTGGAAGTTAATGGGCATCTCAGAGTCCTCTCACTTCTCTTTCTGCTTTAAGGGAACCTGCTGTAAACAACTATGAGTGTCTCTTGCAGCTCAAGTCTTCCACCATTTCTGGAAGTGAAACCTTTGTACTTTGAACTAAGTTCCTCCTGTTACAACTCACCTGTTTTAAGGGATGACCTCCGGGGTCCCACTGGTTTTTACCTAAGGTGGTCTCCATTTGTCACCCGATCCTCTTTTACAAGAGAGAATCACAGCAGtctagatttaaagctagaagggaccttggaggtcaaCTCTTCTTCCTGCCCTCACTTCAGAGTAGAGAAAGCTCCGGTGTGGAATGGATGGGAGACTTTCCCGAGAGCACATAGGTGGTAAGTAGCTTGAGCCCTTTCCCTTGTCTACCTTGTTTGCGTTATCTTGTAAATCTATGGCTTGTTTCTTTCACATAAAATGCTTCCTGTAATAGTTTGCACTCAATACAATTTTCCCATGATGTTGGAAGCGGGGAGATTTTCAGGTATCCCTCACTTAAAGGAAACAAACACTAATATTTCAGAGTTCAAGGCAGAAGCAGACAAAGGGACATATAGAGAGACAACATCAGCCAGCGCCCAGAAAGGCATTCTCTCAGTCCTTACTTGGCGCAGCTGTCTCAAGTCAGACTTGTTCCCCACCAGTACCACGGGCGTGTCATCTGTCCGTCGAACTCGGTAGATCAGTTGCTTAAATTCCCGAACTTCATGGAAACTTCGACGGTCCGTAATGGAGTAACAAATGATAAATCCTTCACCTGCCCTCATATACTGGTCCCTCATGGCTGTGAACTCTgcctataaaaaaaaattgattattctGTTCTGTCTGAATTAGAAGCAGATATAGAAATTGGCTGTCCCAGATTAAGGAAGGATATTGATTACCTGCTATCCTGAGTCAGAGtgcatgaaaagaaaaagacagaattgGGCTAGTGATCTCATCTATATAAACACTTCCCATATCTTTGCTagagttaaaaagcttttgttcaTGGCACTTGGGTTTTCAAAAATCACACACCTGTCCAGCTGTATCCAATATATCCAGATTAGCAGGTTCATCATCAATACGAATTCGGATTTTATATGCATCTTCTACAAAAGGGAAGACATGCAGAAATTAAGTTGGTATTATAGGCCATTGGAAAAACTAAGAAAGGACATGCCTGAATAAAATTTGGCACATGAGATCTTAATCTAATCATTATATCTTTTTCTAGTTAGCAGACCTAGGTACAGGCTAAGTTCTCTAAGGACCTACAATTTCTTAGGGAAGTATTGTAAATCTACTGCCCTCAAATAAGATTTGTTTCATTTAAATTCATCACATACTCTGCTTACCATTtaaattggctttttaaaatggttttattgatatcttttattttttacaaatattttaaaatcacccCAAGAAAAATTTCATTCTACCTATTATTGATATTTACATGATATCTACATAATAAGAAAATAACCTCATTTGAAGACAACTAGTAAAAAAGAAATGCTGCACTAGCTTTTGGTTCGCTGGGGACAATTCTTACTGTCAAAACTATTTCTTACATCCCACTTGGATCTTtcaagcatactttttctttGGCTGGTATTAACAAAGTGATTGACATTCAAGAACATGCACTGACTATATAGATTTATGTGTCTAATCCCTTGCTCCCCTAGCTTCTAACCAAGTCTTGGTACTTCCAAGttataataaggaaaataagcCAGAAATATGATTCCTCATAAGGAATTAACACAAAGATTATCAATTTTTTCAGTGTTTCTGAAATACTCATTTACCTATATAGTGGGATATATGGCAACCTGATTATAATGGCAAGAATAACTATTAAACTTAAAATGAGAAATTCTACTTTCAAACCCTGGCTTtggtctttgtgtgtgtgtgtgtgtgtgtgtgacttcaGGGAAATCACTTCATTTTCTATGCTGCAGTTTCTTATGTAAAATGGAAGAGCTGGatgagatgatctccaaggtccatcctagctctaaatctgatGAGCCTCAGATTTTATGATCAAAACTAAGTTTATTTCTAAAATGCCTAAAACCTCACCAACATAAATGTTAGCAGTTTGAAACAGTATATATAAGCATAGATGTGCTATGTAACATGTGCTATGTGTATGTAACATGCTTCTACTTCCCCAGATCCAGCCCATTACAAAGACATGGCCTGCCTCTGGGCTTGAATTGAACCAGCAATGTTttatatttacagaatatatggAATGAAGGACCCTAGAAGTCTTCCCTATGGAAATTCTTCCAGATGGGTGACCTAGCATGTGAGGTATTTGCCTGATTTGCTTGGTGGAGGTTGTTGCCTAGGTATAACAGCAGTTACAATGGTCCCTAAAAGTTTTTCTTATGAGGTAAACTTCCTAAATCAACCCCAATTCTTTGGAATTTGGGGGTAATAGTCATATTATTTTGTGCCTTGATGAATCAATAAGTCTTTAAATGCCAGGCACTGGATTAGGgcctggggatacaaatgcaaaagatGAGTAaatatcctcaaggagcttgcaatctatTTGATGATAATGAATCATTCACATTTTTATAGGGCTCTAAGTTTTATAAAGAACTTTCATCGTAAGAACTCAGGGAGCCAGGTGATAGATATTCTTAAAACATGTGTCAAACAATGTTACTTTCCTGCTTAAAAAGCTACAGAGTCTTCCcattgcttctagaataaaatacacacTACTgggtttggtatttaaagcccttaaTAATTTGGCTATAACCTACTTTTCCAGATTCACTGTACATTATTCCCATTCATACAGTCTACATTCTAGTCAAACTGATTTAACTGCTGCATTTTCCATTTTGCACAGACTGGCCCTTATGTCTGACCTGTATTCTcttacttctgcctcttagaattacTAGATTCCTTCAAGGCTAATGGCAGGTATCACTGCTTAAAGGGACTGATTCCCATTAGCTATTAGGGGCTGCCCCCTTTCCACCAATGCTCAATGCTTTGTGtagattttatatttacttatctgtgaaccTGCTGTTCCCCCAATAGAAAATAAACTCTTTGTGGGTAGATTCTGTTTCACTTCATGTCTCAGTAAACACttgataattgttttttaaatggatgAATCCAAGTACAATTATCTGACTTTTTGCAAAAGATGATAAAGAGTTTTAATCAGGTTAAATTTCCCAatcaattaacaatcatttatgaAGCAATGTTCCAAGTGCTAGAGGTACAACTTCAAAAGGTAAACAGGTAACTAGTGGTAAAGCTGGAACTGAAGCCCAAACCCAGTACTTTCCATTAAATCAcagtaatttaaatttaaaattaaatttaaatctaagAGGGTTGacaaatttttttctatccccCAGCAAAGCAAATAATCAATTTCCTCCTCTCCTACCTGTTTTGCTATCAACAATCAAGACTATGGGAATGCAACTGGATAAGGCCTTACAAAATGATCAATTCCAGGTAAGAGGAAGTAAAGGAAGAGGATCATGGGGAGGAAGTCCAGGCTATTTCTGGGGGTAGTGAGAGTTCAGTGGGCTGGCTCTACTtgcttttctgcttccctttgtGGAAATTTGAACAGGCTGACTCATAGTTACATAGCACCTCTCCAATCAGGCCTTCAGAGAAGTGACAAACCAGAAAGGGTTCCAGGTTGGTGACATTTCAGCtttatttcccctccccctttcaatataatattctattgccCTACCATAAAAGCTAAAGGGGAAAGGTGAGGCCACTAAAGCTTATAGACGTTTGCAAGTGAGGAATTCTGCAGGTGGTTCAGCCCATCAGTTTGTCACTGTATAAAAATATCTGCCCTCCCAAAAGGTTCCCGAAAAGCCCTATCTTCTTTTGGAACCTGGTGCCTTCTTCATCAGTGACAGTGAAGGGGATAGGATCAGCTGAGGCTGCACAGGACCTCAGGGCTTCGGGAAGGAACCAGCTAAGAAGGAAATTTCAGGCAAAGAGGTGGAATAATTAGTTCAAGGTTACACGGGAAGCCAAGGGCTGAGGCAGGATAGAGGGATCGAGGGCCATCGGAGCGGGGATCAAGGGGTTGAGctaagctattttattttattcatttactaaGCTATTAGAGGAatattttaagttctttcttttctaaattgaAGCAGTTTCTATGGGGGGTTAACCCGACTTACCGATGGTGGGGTCGTGATCTTCGGGGAATCGATGGCTGATAAACTGCATGGTCATCGCTGAAAAAGAGGAAACGAGAGTTCACGTGAACTAGGGGCTCGGAGTTGGGAGGACCCTGGAGAAACCCACCTAAGCCAGTGGTCGCCCCCACCCCATTTTCACCGGGAAGTTAAGTGAGGAGGGCCGGCCTGGCGCGGGGCCGCGCCTCCGACAAGCTATCAGGGCCGGCTCGGACGGGCCCCAGGGAATCTGGGTGCAGCCGGCTTCTGGCGGAGCCCAGCGCTCTCCCAGGAGAGAGCCGGCCCGACCCCGCGGGCGCGAGGAGGCACCTACCGCTCTTGCCCACGCCCCCGGCGCCCAGCATCACCAGCTTGTATTCGCGGGACTGCGCCGCCACCGCCGCGGCCGCCGCGGAACCTCCGGAGGAGCCCCCGCCGCAGCCGGCGCGCGCGCCCGCCTCCATCCTGCCCCGGGCACGCGCTTGGCCCCCGCGGGGGCGCGGCGAGGGGAACACGGTCCCGCGCTGCGAGGTGGCCCCTTCCCCGGGCGTGCACGCCCCCACGGCGTCGGGCCGGAGCCGGGCCGGGGGCTAAGCAGGGACTGAGACCCCGGGCTATCCGGCACAAGGGCCTGGGGCCCCGTGGCCGCCGCTCAGCCCGTTCCCCCGCGGTCCTCTCGGCCTTCTCTGCCCGCGTATCTTGGGGCTGGAGACCTAGGCCCGACCACGCCCGGTGCTCCGGGAACCCTGACCTGTGACTCCTCCCGCGGCTAGGGGAAGATGGCAATGGCGCCCGCAGCCGCCACCGTCCGGGCGAGAGGGGGATGAGGAGGGGAAGGGCCTTGAGGACCGTGACGCGGCGGCGCCGAGGCTccgccccctccctcctctcctcttccctcccactGTCAGCCTGGGCCCGCGCCTCCCGGCTTGTGCTGGAGCTCGTGCTCCCACCCCTT
This window contains:
- the RIT1 gene encoding GTP-binding protein Rit1 isoform X2; protein product: MTMQFISHRFPEDHDPTIEDAYKIRIRIDDEPANLDILDTAGQAEFTAMRDQYMRAGEGFIICYSITDRRSFHEVREFKQLIYRVRRTDDTPVVLVGNKSDLRQLRQVTKEEGMALAREFGCPFFETSAAYRYYIDDVFHALVREIRRKEKEAVLAMEKKSKPKSSVWKRLKSPFRKKKDSVT
- the RIT1 gene encoding GTP-binding protein Rit1 isoform X1; translated protein: MEAGARAGCGGGSSGGSAAAAAVAAQSREYKLVMLGAGGVGKSAMTMQFISHRFPEDHDPTIEDAYKIRIRIDDEPANLDILDTAGQAEFTAMRDQYMRAGEGFIICYSITDRRSFHEVREFKQLIYRVRRTDDTPVVLVGNKSDLRQLRQVTKEEGMALAREFGCPFFETSAAYRYYIDDVFHALVREIRRKEKEAVLAMEKKSKPKSSVWKRLKSPFRKKKDSVT